A section of the Oceanibaculum nanhaiense genome encodes:
- a CDS encoding HupE/UreJ family protein: protein MLGLPVLLAVLLLAGPAFAHAVTEGDKGYILEITGINLIPFTYLGAKHMVTGYDHLLFLLGVIFFLYRAKDIALYVSLFAIGHSVTMLFGVLSGISVSAYIIDAIIGLSVVYKALDNMGAYQRWFGFQPDTRAATLIFGLFHGFGLATKLQEYEIAEDGLIPNLLAFNVGVEIGQLLALGAILIAISYWRRSDSFLRHAYTANAAMMTAGFMLVGYHITGYFVA, encoded by the coding sequence TTGCTTGGCCTGCCGGTTCTGCTGGCGGTGCTGCTGCTCGCCGGTCCCGCCTTCGCCCATGCCGTCACGGAAGGCGACAAGGGCTACATCCTGGAGATCACCGGGATCAACCTGATCCCCTTCACCTATCTGGGCGCCAAGCACATGGTCACAGGGTACGATCATCTGCTGTTCCTGCTGGGCGTCATCTTCTTCCTCTACCGGGCGAAGGACATCGCCCTTTATGTCAGTCTGTTCGCCATCGGCCATTCGGTGACCATGCTGTTCGGCGTGCTCTCGGGCATCAGTGTCAGCGCCTACATCATCGACGCCATCATCGGCCTGTCGGTGGTGTACAAGGCGCTCGACAATATGGGGGCCTACCAGCGCTGGTTCGGCTTTCAGCCCGATACCAGGGCCGCGACGCTGATCTTCGGCCTGTTCCATGGCTTCGGCCTGGCGACCAAGCTCCAGGAATATGAGATCGCCGAGGACGGGCTCATTCCCAATCTGCTGGCCTTCAATGTCGGCGTCGAGATCGGCCAGCTGCTGGCCCTGGGCGCCATCCTCATCGCCATCAGCTACTGGCGGCGCAGCGACAGCTTCCTGCGTCATGCCTACACCGCCAACGCCGCCATGATGACCGCCGGCTTCATGCTGGTGGGCTATCACATCACCGGCTATTTCGTCGCCTGA
- a CDS encoding alpha/beta fold hydrolase produces the protein MDQQIANLLNVTRTGAGDRTLVLCHGFGTDQTAWAAQVEALSQHYRLVLFDLPGCGGAQREAYDQHRHATLHGYADDLIHLCDELGIEDAIYIGHSVGGMIGCLAQAAKPGLFRAMALVGASARYLDDGDYAGGFGQADVDGIIQAMQQDYIAWASGFGELAMANRDRPHLAREFTRSLLAMEPDIAWRMVRTIFTSDHRRDVTRVLGPALVLQTAQDAAVPMSAAQWLADAIPEAELQVIEAEGHFPHISAPDAVNNALARFLAAVG, from the coding sequence ATGGACCAGCAGATCGCGAACCTTCTGAACGTAACCCGCACTGGCGCCGGTGACCGGACGCTTGTTCTCTGTCATGGGTTCGGGACCGATCAGACCGCCTGGGCGGCCCAGGTGGAGGCGCTCTCGCAACATTACCGGCTTGTGCTGTTCGATCTGCCAGGCTGCGGCGGCGCCCAGAGGGAAGCCTATGACCAGCACCGCCATGCCACGCTGCACGGCTATGCCGACGACCTGATCCACCTCTGTGACGAGCTGGGAATCGAAGACGCCATCTATATCGGCCATTCCGTTGGCGGGATGATCGGTTGCCTGGCGCAGGCGGCGAAGCCCGGCCTGTTCAGGGCGATGGCCCTTGTCGGCGCATCGGCACGTTATCTTGACGACGGCGACTACGCAGGCGGGTTCGGCCAGGCGGATGTTGACGGAATCATCCAGGCGATGCAGCAGGATTATATCGCCTGGGCCAGCGGCTTTGGCGAGTTGGCCATGGCCAATCGCGACCGCCCCCATCTGGCGCGAGAGTTCACCCGGTCGTTGCTGGCCATGGAGCCGGATATCGCCTGGCGCATGGTCCGCACGATCTTCACCTCCGACCATCGTCGCGATGTGACGCGGGTTCTCGGTCCGGCGCTGGTGCTGCAGACCGCGCAGGATGCGGCGGTGCCAATGTCGGCCGCGCAATGGCTGGCGGACGCTATTCCCGAGGCCGAGCTGCAGGTGATCGAAGCAGAGGGTCATTTTCCACACATCAGCGCACCGGACGCGGTTAACAACGCGCTGGCGCGTTTCCTTGCAGCGGTGGGCTGA
- a CDS encoding transmembrane anchor protein, whose amino-acid sequence MYNSNIPSRDQLPSTRQLLRSTFIAIATAIVLLVTTVLPGEYGIDPTGIGRVLGLTEMGEIKEQLSREAEEDRLKDSQPASAPASDKRSSLIGTVLAELFLAKPAAASVQLAQAKVEEYTLTLKPGEGAEVKLEMRKGAKVAFEWKTAGGGVNYDTHGDPYDAPRDFYHGYGKGRASPGEKGVLEAAFDGHHGWFWRNRTGKDVTVTLRVEGEFIALKRVV is encoded by the coding sequence ATGTACAACAGCAATATCCCCAGCCGCGACCAGCTACCCAGCACCCGGCAGCTGCTGCGCTCCACCTTCATCGCCATCGCCACGGCCATCGTGCTGCTGGTGACCACGGTACTGCCCGGCGAATATGGCATCGACCCCACCGGCATTGGCCGGGTTCTGGGGCTGACCGAGATGGGCGAGATCAAGGAACAGCTTTCCCGGGAGGCCGAGGAGGACCGACTGAAGGACAGCCAGCCGGCGTCCGCGCCAGCCAGCGACAAGCGCTCCAGCCTGATCGGCACGGTGCTGGCCGAGCTGTTCCTGGCGAAGCCGGCCGCCGCTTCGGTGCAGCTCGCCCAGGCCAAGGTCGAGGAATACACGCTGACCCTGAAACCCGGCGAAGGCGCGGAAGTGAAGCTGGAGATGCGCAAGGGCGCCAAGGTGGCCTTCGAGTGGAAGACGGCCGGGGGTGGCGTGAATTATGACACGCATGGCGATCCCTACGACGCGCCGCGCGATTTCTATCACGGCTATGGCAAGGGGCGTGCCTCGCCGGGCGAGAAGGGCGTGCTTGAAGCAGCCTTCGACGGCCACCATGGCTGGTTCTGGCGCAACCGCACTGGCAAGGATGTAACGGTGACGCTCCGCGTGGAGGGTGAGTTCATCGCCCTGAAACGGGTCGTCTGA
- a CDS encoding PAS domain-containing sensor histidine kinase has translation MPSWIDFCARARKLVGADAAFLLERRGGAGAFLIASSPILIQGTVSLRPAQADGTFLGPALPSLIVSSLDDTPAHIFHLPLSDGAGDGPEVEVLFIWCQGADVPVHLPDLVDHLRGEWYDLWSLRRTDRQSEVNGARLLAIMRALPQAIAFVDAYDPRVLINRQAAEILGLTTGEVAAVDFAAALSLLVSRCTDADEMRERARQMLAETDGRMQNWIWRFADGSAFLNVTTVPVIDSLASGRLWVFEDISERERLIADLREARMEAESASEAKSAFLANMSHELRTPLNAVIGYGEAMQYGIGGTLPERHLDYVEMIVRSGRLLLDLINDVLDLSKIEAGKQQLAIETVDLAEIVERAVQTLLPVAEDRGIVIRSQLQTSPLSIAADERATLQVVLNLLSNAVKFARSEVTLSLVGPGATASLHLTIEDDGRGMTEAQIRRAMEPFQQIEDVPYTSQEGTGLGLPIAARLTALQGGSLRLQRGGSGGTLAIVTFATAGEQRAIRMQ, from the coding sequence ATGCCCTCCTGGATTGATTTCTGTGCGCGTGCCCGGAAGCTGGTCGGGGCCGATGCCGCCTTCCTTCTGGAGCGCCGGGGCGGGGCCGGCGCATTCCTGATCGCCTCCAGCCCGATCCTGATCCAGGGAACCGTCTCTCTCCGTCCCGCACAAGCCGACGGGACGTTCCTGGGGCCAGCCCTGCCCAGCCTGATCGTATCCAGCCTGGACGACACCCCGGCCCATATCTTCCATCTCCCCCTGTCCGATGGCGCCGGAGATGGGCCAGAAGTCGAGGTGCTGTTTATCTGGTGTCAGGGCGCCGATGTCCCTGTCCATTTGCCGGACCTTGTCGATCACCTTCGGGGAGAATGGTACGACCTTTGGTCACTCCGCCGGACGGACCGACAGTCGGAGGTCAATGGCGCGCGTCTCCTGGCGATCATGCGGGCCTTGCCCCAGGCGATTGCCTTCGTCGACGCCTATGATCCAAGGGTGCTGATCAACCGGCAGGCTGCTGAGATTCTCGGCCTGACTACCGGCGAAGTGGCCGCGGTCGATTTCGCGGCGGCACTGTCCCTTTTGGTGTCCCGTTGCACGGATGCCGATGAAATGCGGGAACGCGCACGGCAGATGCTCGCCGAAACAGACGGCAGGATGCAGAACTGGATATGGCGCTTCGCGGACGGGTCTGCCTTCCTGAACGTCACGACTGTTCCCGTCATCGACAGCCTGGCCTCTGGGCGGCTTTGGGTGTTCGAGGATATCTCGGAACGCGAGCGGCTGATCGCCGATCTGAGGGAAGCGAGGATGGAAGCTGAGAGCGCCAGCGAGGCGAAGTCAGCCTTTCTCGCCAATATGAGCCACGAGCTGCGCACGCCATTGAACGCCGTGATCGGTTATGGCGAGGCCATGCAATATGGCATTGGCGGTACGCTACCGGAGCGGCATCTCGACTATGTGGAAATGATTGTCCGGTCAGGCCGGCTGCTGCTCGATCTCATCAATGATGTGCTTGATCTGTCCAAAATCGAGGCTGGCAAACAGCAGCTCGCCATCGAGACCGTCGACCTTGCGGAAATTGTCGAGAGGGCGGTCCAGACCCTGCTGCCGGTCGCCGAGGATCGAGGGATAGTGATCAGATCGCAGCTGCAGACATCGCCCCTGTCGATCGCGGCGGACGAACGCGCGACCCTGCAGGTCGTCCTCAACCTGCTGTCCAACGCCGTGAAATTCGCGCGCAGTGAGGTCACATTGTCTCTCGTCGGGCCAGGCGCAACAGCTAGCCTCCATCTCACTATTGAGGATGATGGCCGCGGCATGACCGAGGCGCAGATAAGGCGGGCGATGGAGCCGTTCCAGCAGATCGAGGATGTGCCCTATACCAGCCAGGAGGGGACCGGCCTGGGGCTGCCCATTGCGGCCAGGCTGACGGCTCTTCAGGGAGGCTCATTGCGGCTTCAGCGTGGTGGCTCCGGCGGAACGCTTGCCATTGTCACCTTTGCCACCGCCGGCGAACAACGGGCCATCAGGATGCAATAG